The proteins below are encoded in one region of Hordeum vulgare subsp. vulgare chromosome 3H, MorexV3_pseudomolecules_assembly, whole genome shotgun sequence:
- the LOC123442166 gene encoding putative B3 domain-containing protein Os03g0621600 → MMEEETALGFEFFLVVLPNSLKKMRLPDKFARLLDGRRPRELKLREAGRQRLLWVMDVVFDADGHMYLGRGWEQFARAHDLRLGHFLILSYDGHTVLTMKVFDGSMCRRDYQHHDDTSTRFFVFLSLSEDSLSVDNSVESANLKKLSNNYALSSHCRLTKAQKMKINAVVKKIKPKFKMLVVQMKKSNIRRYTLEIPKDYALKHFPCEDTSITLQLPRKNKNWKCKLYVRPSGVAGAGRCSLYVGKFVHDTHVREGDIYLFEPMTNVKQRRYVMTAHPLHEACSDHSAGGRTNIGSNHRRTCAKMGDVKDKTPTDGEEYSSKHEELEVSQDSEETLFMLDDGAYLTPAQEMKSLEKVEEIKFKPPFYVVIMSKSTVCQRGSQNNPMLRFGSQYTAKYFGEKFAVSHDRGKHSGIYLLLRLEGKIRSWPTKLQHSSRGSKVLKGWPSFARDNRLREGDLCLFKLMKNEEPLMMMVYIVRR, encoded by the exons ATGATGGAAGAGGAGACGGCCTTAGGCTTTGAATTCTTCTTAGTCGTGTTACCAAATTCTTTGAAGAAGATG AGGCTGCCGGACAAGTTTGCAAGGCTGCTCGACGGCCGTCGGCCCCGGGAACTGAAGCTGCGGGAGGCTGGGCGCCAGCGTCTCTTGTGGGTTATGGATGTAGTGTTCGACGCCGACGGCCACATGTATCTCGGGCGCGGATGGGAGCAGTTCGCTCGTGCTCATGACCTGCGGCTCGGACACTTCCTCATCTTAAGCTACGATGGCCACACCGTGCTCACCATGAAGGTGTTCGACGGGAGCATGTGCCGCAGGGACTACCAGCACCATGATGATACCAGTACGCGCTTCTTTGTCTTCCTCTCATTAT CAGAAGACAGTCTATCTGTAGACAATTCTGTGGAGTCAGCTAATCTAAAGAAACTTTCGAATAACTACGCCTTATCATCACATTGCCGTCTTACAAAAGCGCAGAAGATGAAAATAAATGCTGTTGTAAaaaaaattaaacctaaatttaAAATGCTAGTTGTACAGATGAAGAAGTCAAACATAAGACGGTATACTCTG GAAATACCTAAGGAttatgctctcaagcattttCCATGTGAAGATACAAGTATAACACTCCAGCTGCCTAGGAAGAACAAAAATTGGAAGTGCAAATTGTATGTCAGGCCATCCGGTGTGGCTGGTGCTGGTCGGTGCAGCCTTTATGTAGGCAAGTTTGTGCATGACACTCATGTTAGGGAGGGTGATATCTATCTCTTTGAACCAATGACTAATGTTAAGCAGAGAAGATATGTAATGACAGCCCATCCACTGCACGAAGCGTGCAGTGATCATTCTGCTGGTGGAAGAACAAACATTGGCTCAAATCACAGAAGGACATGCGCCAAAATGGGTGACGTTAAGGACAAAACACCTACCGATG GTGAAGAGTACTCTTCCAAACATGAAGAGCTTGAAGTCTCCCAGGATTCCGAGGAGACTCTCTTCATGCTTGATGACGGAGCTTATCTAACACCAGCGCAGGAGATGAAATCTTTGGAGAAAGTTGAGGAGATTAAGTTCAAACCACCTTTTTATGTTGTTATCATGAGCAAGAGCACTGTCTGTCAGCGTGGCAGCCAAAACAATCCCATGCTA CGCTTTGGTTCGCAGTACACGGCCAAGTATTTTGGTGAGAAGTTTGCTGTCAGCCATGATCGTGGAAAGCACAGTGGAATCTATCTGCTGCTTCGGCTGGAGGGGAAAATCAGATCATGGCCTACCAAGCTGCAGCATAGCTCGCGAGGCTCGAAGGTTCTCAAAGGATGGCCATCTTTCGCCCGCGACAACCGGCTGCGAGAGGGGGACCTCTGCCTATTTAAGCTGATGAAGAACGAGGAGCCGCTGATGATGATGGTCTACATCGTTCGCCGCTAG
- the LOC123445466 gene encoding glucan endo-1,3-beta-glucosidase GIV, translated as MMASTRGFFPVFVVALLAGVFLASLPSGVQSIGVCYGIIANNLPPPREVVQLYRSKGITNMRIYSVQPQAIRALHGSGIRLMLGTTNNDVAVLAGSLSAATSWVHANVKPYHSAGVTIRYIAVGNEITGGAAQSILAAMRNLNKALAAARLGGIKVSTAVRFDVITNSFPPSAAVFAQPYMVDVARHLASTNAPLLANVYPYFAYIGNPRDIKLNYATFQPGATPVRDAGNGLIYTNLFNAMVDAMYAALEKAGAPSVRVVVSESGWPSAGGFAATPENARAYNQGLIDHVAHGTPKKPGHMEAYVFAMFNENQKPGLETERHFGLFYPNKRPVYHINFAGGRLAPANHTNAHGFGGH; from the exons ATGATGGCGAGCACGCGAGGTTTTTTTCCTGTGTTTGTAGTGGCGTTGCTTGCCGGAGTCTTCCTCGCTTCCCTTCCTTCAG GCGTACAATCCATCGGCGTGTGCTACGGCATCATCGCAAACAACCTCCCGCCACCGAGGGAAGTGGTGCAGCTCTACAGGTCCAAGGGCATCACCAACATGCGCATCTACTCCGTTCAGCCCCAGGCGATCCGCGCGCTCCATGGCTCGGGCATTAGGCTCATGCTCGGCACCACCAATAACGACGTCGCCGTTCTCGCCGGCAGCTtgtccgccgccacctcctgggtGCACGCGAACGTAAAGCCTTACCACAGCGCCGGGGTGACCATCCGGTACATCGCCGTCGGCAACGAGATCACGGGCGGCGCGGCGCAGAGCATCCTCGCCGCCATGCGGAACCTCAACAAGGCCTTGGCCGCGGCTCGCCTCGGCGGCATCAAGGTTTCCACGGCGGTGAGGTTCGACGTGATCACCAACTCCTTCCCGCCCTCTGCCGCCGTGTTCGCTCAGCCCTACATGGTCGACGTCGCCCGCCACCTCGCCAGCACCAACGCGCCGTTGCTCGCCAACGTGTACCCCTACTTTGCCTACATCGGCAACCCGAGGGATATCAAGCTCAACTACGCGACGTTCCAGCCTGGCGCGACACCGGTGAGGGACGCCGGCAATGGGCTCATCTACACGAACCTCTTCAACGCCATGGTCGACGCCATGTATGCAGCGCTGGAGAAGGCCGGGGCGCCCAGCGTGAGGGTGGTGGTGTCGGAGAGCGGGTGGCCGTCGGCCGGCGGGTTCGCCGCGACGCCGGAGAACGCACGGGCGTACAACCAGGGCCTCATCGACCACGTGGCACAcggcacgcccaagaagcctggaCACATGGAGGCGTACGTGTTCGCCATGTTCAACGAGAACCAGAAGCCCGGGCTTGAGACGGAGAGGCACTTTGGGCTCTTCTACCCCAACAAAAGGCCGGTGTACCACATCAATTTCGCAGGAGGAAGATTGGCGCCGGCCAACCACACAAACGCGCATGGGTTTGGTGGACACTAG